One segment of Bacteroides caecimuris DNA contains the following:
- a CDS encoding thiamine phosphate synthase: MKLIVVTTPTFFVEEDKIITALFEEGLDVLHLRKPETPAMYSERLLTLIPDKYHRRIVTHEHFYLKEEFNLMGIHLNARNPKEPHDYYGHISCSCHSVEEVKNRKHFYDYVFMSPIYDSISKVNYYSTYTAEELREAQRAKIIDSKVMALGGINEDNLLEIKDFGFGGAVVLGDLWNRFDACQDQNYLAVIEHFKKLKKLSD; this comes from the coding sequence ATGAAACTAATTGTAGTTACCACCCCTACTTTCTTCGTCGAAGAAGATAAGATTATTACCGCTCTTTTCGAAGAGGGGCTGGATGTCCTACATCTTAGGAAGCCGGAGACTCCGGCTATGTATTCGGAACGGCTATTGACACTTATTCCGGATAAATATCACCGTCGCATCGTTACACATGAGCATTTTTATCTGAAAGAAGAATTCAACCTGATGGGAATCCACCTGAATGCACGTAACCCCAAAGAACCGCATGATTACTATGGTCATATCAGTTGTTCCTGCCATTCAGTGGAGGAGGTAAAAAACAGAAAGCACTTTTACGACTATGTTTTTATGAGTCCTATCTATGACAGCATCTCTAAAGTGAATTATTACTCAACATACACTGCCGAAGAGTTACGCGAAGCACAAAGAGCCAAGATTATCGACTCGAAAGTGATGGCATTGGGAGGTATCAATGAAGACAATTTATTGGAGATTAAGGATTTCGGTTTTGGAGGAGCTGTCGTCTTAGGAGATCTCTGGAATAGATTCGACGCTTGTCAGGACCAAAATTATTTAGCCGTAATCGAGCATTTCAAAAAGCTGAAGAAACTATCAGATTAA
- a CDS encoding porin family protein, which produces MKKSVLFVLFALISVAGFSQITGWNAKVGMNFSNYTGDLDLNAKVGFKLGGGFEYAFNDTWSLQPSLFLTSKGAKKDELTINAYYLELPVMAAARFNVADNTNLVVNAGPYLACGIAGKSKMDMGNVEYKEDTFGDDALKRFDAGLGVGVALEFGKIIAGLEGQFGLVDVQKVGNPKNMNFSIVVGYKF; this is translated from the coding sequence ATGAAGAAGAGTGTTTTGTTTGTTTTATTTGCGCTGATTTCAGTAGCAGGTTTTTCTCAAATTACAGGTTGGAATGCCAAGGTAGGTATGAACTTTAGCAATTATACAGGTGATCTTGATCTGAATGCAAAAGTTGGCTTTAAGCTTGGAGGAGGTTTTGAATATGCTTTTAATGATACATGGTCGTTGCAGCCTTCATTATTCCTGACTAGTAAAGGTGCCAAAAAAGATGAATTGACCATCAACGCTTATTATTTGGAATTACCTGTAATGGCTGCTGCTCGTTTTAATGTTGCAGACAATACTAATCTTGTGGTTAATGCAGGCCCTTATTTGGCATGTGGAATTGCGGGAAAATCGAAAATGGATATGGGTAATGTAGAGTATAAGGAAGATACGTTTGGTGACGATGCTTTGAAGCGTTTTGATGCAGGTCTTGGTGTAGGAGTTGCATTGGAATTTGGTAAAATCATTGCAGGTTTGGAAGGTCAGTTCGGTTTAGTTGACGTACAAAAAGTTGGTAATCCTAAAAACATGAACTTTTCTATTGTTGTAGGATATAAGTTCTGA
- a CDS encoding outer membrane beta-barrel protein: MKKGLLLVVVMLATIAAKAQEVYVGGSLNVWRNSTGNTTSFKIAPEIGYNFNETWALGAELAYGHEYANKVSMNSFDFAPYIRFSYYESGIVRLFLDGTALIGLDKVKDGDTFKRGQVGLRPGIAVKLNDNFSFIAKYGFLGYRRNMDYDEDYAPIKHSFGLNLTSEDLSIGFHYAF, encoded by the coding sequence ATGAAAAAGGGTTTGTTATTGGTAGTTGTGATGTTAGCAACTATCGCTGCAAAAGCACAAGAAGTTTACGTAGGCGGATCTTTGAACGTTTGGCGTAACAGCACAGGCAACACTACTTCTTTTAAAATTGCTCCGGAAATCGGATACAACTTTAATGAAACATGGGCGCTGGGTGCTGAATTAGCGTATGGACATGAGTATGCAAACAAAGTTTCTATGAATTCATTTGACTTTGCTCCGTATATCCGTTTCTCTTATTATGAAAGTGGTATTGTGCGTTTATTCTTAGATGGAACCGCTTTAATCGGTTTGGATAAAGTGAAAGATGGAGATACTTTTAAAAGAGGTCAAGTCGGTTTGAGACCGGGAATCGCAGTTAAGTTGAATGACAATTTCTCTTTTATAGCTAAGTATGGTTTCTTGGGTTATCGGAGAAATATGGATTATGATGAGGATTATGCTCCTATTAAGCATTCATTCGGACTTAATCTTACTAGCGAAGACCTTTCAATTGGTTTCCACTACGCATTCTGA
- a CDS encoding YdeI/OmpD-associated family protein: MSIKIKYLENRKDWRKWLNDNFETANEVWFVFPSKSSGEKSITYNDAVEEALCFEWIDSTIKSLDKEHKIQHFTPRNPKSTYSQANKERLRWLLENKMIHPKFEDKIRNVLSDPFIFPSDIIERLKEDKTIWENYLHFSDTYKRIRIAYIDAARKRPEEFEKRLNNFINKTKENKKIIGFGGIEKYY, translated from the coding sequence ATGTCAATAAAAATAAAGTATTTGGAGAACAGAAAAGATTGGCGAAAGTGGTTGAATGACAACTTTGAGACTGCCAATGAAGTTTGGTTTGTATTTCCCAGTAAATCTTCAGGCGAAAAAAGTATCACATACAACGACGCTGTTGAAGAAGCTCTTTGTTTCGAGTGGATTGACAGTACAATAAAATCGCTCGACAAAGAACATAAAATTCAGCATTTCACCCCTAGAAATCCTAAAAGTACCTATTCGCAAGCTAACAAAGAAAGACTTAGGTGGCTATTGGAAAATAAAATGATACACCCCAAATTTGAGGATAAAATACGAAATGTATTATCTGATCCTTTCATTTTCCCCAGTGACATAATTGAAAGATTGAAGGAAGATAAAACAATCTGGGAAAATTATCTACATTTTTCCGACACATATAAACGTATCAGAATTGCATACATTGATGCAGCCAGAAAACGACCAGAAGAATTTGAAAAGCGATTAAACAACTTTATCAATAAAACGAAAGAAAATAAAAAGATCATAGGATTTGGCGGAATAGAGAAATACTATTAG
- a CDS encoding helix-turn-helix domain-containing protein yields MDVDVKYVHVGEAIDRRRNELGLSKSEFARRIGVPQQHVNRILERETMETKRLVRVCEVLDFNFFSLFCPVQHQISAYLAAVALEGNVHNIIGDAELASQLAQARSETESQKETVKLLKEQIDSLNAQINRLDSNLKDKDAIIELLKERR; encoded by the coding sequence ATGGATGTAGATGTAAAATACGTGCATGTGGGTGAAGCGATAGATAGACGTCGCAACGAGCTTGGGCTTAGCAAGTCTGAATTTGCCCGGAGAATTGGCGTTCCCCAACAGCACGTTAACCGCATATTGGAGAGGGAGACAATGGAGACTAAACGGCTTGTTAGGGTCTGTGAGGTTTTAGATTTTAACTTCTTCTCGCTGTTCTGTCCGGTTCAGCATCAAATTTCCGCATACCTTGCGGCAGTAGCATTGGAAGGAAATGTCCATAACATTATTGGCGATGCCGAACTTGCCAGTCAGTTGGCTCAGGCTCGGTCAGAAACTGAAAGCCAAAAAGAAACTGTCAAACTTCTAAAAGAACAGATTGATAGTTTGAATGCACAAATCAATCGTCTGGACTCCAACTTAAAGGATAAGGACGCTATTATAGAACTCTTAAAAGAAAGGAGATAA
- the dnaG gene encoding DNA primase, translating to MISESVIQKVRNLAIEEVLQPYVKLSRKGSTLMGLCPFHTERTGSFGVSPHKNLFHCFSCNRGGDAITFIMEKENLSFMKAVEFIAKQHNIPVEYIQEEQNEEQIAEAKHKEALLAALDSVQGFFVENLRHTENGECGKAREYAYGRWSEEFCSMVGIGYAPQNSQTFIEYCQRKALNEELLYELGMLRRNEDDNTYAMFRQRIMIPIRNRWGRIIAYTARYIGDNKNAPKYINSATCPIYSKGENLFGIDRVSRLRNVDYIIIVEGAPDVLRMQSIGYDNTVAALGTSWTDSQFEQLKKYTTSLCFIPDSDIAEGKVYGPGFEAVMANGAAAIKKGFHTTVRELPFLKIPATDKELASEVSEVKYTKNDADSFIRFSEDYTSLMEKHFIIWLAQKRFLVASSLVEERKCVAEIADLLRYIKDQLVFDQCIDQLAKLHGKVKLWRDAVVQARGEARKKNDLPSSMNDLQREAELLRQFGLFVRENCYYAIGEEDEDSMRISNFIMEPLFHIEDESNGTRIFRMRNIYNVCRVIELKESELCSLSNFQQKAGSLGNYVWLAKIDKLNRVKEYLYSKTDTAERIRKLGWNGTEGFFAFGNGILVEGTFRNVDDLGIVRGINGKAFYIPATSKIYLHNQEIFQFERLMVHENRNGVKLYDYVSRLMDVFGENASIAFCYLLSTLFRDIIFKRTRHFPILNLFGEKGTGKTTLATSLQSFFLHGIDPPNLGVTSVPAMNDRVSQAVNTLVVLDEYKNDLDIRKIAYLKGLWGGGGQTKKNTNTDGMAVQTIVTTGVALCGQDKPTQDMALYTRVIFLAFTKTSFNQMEKRHYEDLVALCNLGLTHLTIEILTHRELFEKNFPEIYSITKRELAAKLENETIHDRIFGNWVIPLATFRTLETVIDVPFGYTELFETAVKEIRNQNELAQESSEVADFWNMLQGFQTSGKCIDKAHYHIRYLKAFRPLSTKEDIEFMEARPVLYLNMAAVASLFNSRNMNATANRSNWSTIMSYLKSHSSYLGLKQDRFTILLPSGLPDYTIEVVNGEQVRKVKVNRPKALCFDYLQLKDVFGLELETEVITDVQDSDNF from the coding sequence ATGATTAGCGAGTCCGTCATTCAAAAAGTCAGGAATCTCGCCATTGAAGAGGTTCTTCAACCCTACGTCAAACTCTCACGGAAAGGTTCGACGCTGATGGGGTTATGCCCTTTCCATACGGAAAGAACTGGCTCATTTGGCGTAAGCCCACATAAGAACCTGTTTCACTGTTTCAGCTGTAACCGTGGCGGTGATGCCATCACTTTCATTATGGAAAAAGAGAATCTTTCCTTTATGAAAGCCGTGGAGTTTATTGCCAAGCAGCATAACATTCCTGTTGAATACATTCAAGAAGAGCAAAATGAGGAGCAGATAGCCGAAGCTAAGCATAAGGAAGCACTGTTGGCTGCCCTTGACTCAGTACAGGGTTTCTTCGTAGAGAACTTAAGACATACGGAGAATGGAGAATGCGGTAAAGCCCGGGAATATGCGTATGGCAGGTGGTCGGAAGAGTTTTGTTCCATGGTCGGCATTGGCTATGCGCCTCAAAACAGCCAAACATTTATTGAGTATTGTCAACGAAAAGCACTTAATGAGGAACTGCTGTATGAATTAGGAATGCTCAGACGCAATGAGGACGACAATACTTATGCCATGTTTCGCCAACGCATCATGATTCCCATACGGAACAGGTGGGGACGCATTATCGCCTATACCGCCCGATACATAGGCGACAACAAGAACGCTCCGAAATATATCAACTCCGCAACCTGCCCGATTTATTCCAAAGGGGAAAACCTGTTCGGCATTGACCGGGTCAGTCGCTTGCGCAATGTGGATTACATAATTATTGTGGAGGGTGCGCCTGATGTACTTAGGATGCAGTCCATAGGGTATGACAACACTGTAGCCGCCCTTGGAACATCGTGGACTGACAGTCAGTTTGAGCAACTGAAAAAGTACACCACTTCACTATGCTTCATACCGGATTCAGATATTGCTGAAGGAAAGGTCTATGGACCTGGCTTTGAAGCGGTCATGGCAAACGGTGCTGCGGCAATCAAAAAAGGATTCCATACGACAGTCAGGGAACTGCCTTTCTTGAAAATTCCAGCAACTGACAAGGAATTGGCAAGTGAAGTTTCAGAGGTAAAATACACCAAAAATGATGCAGACAGTTTCATCCGTTTCAGCGAAGACTATACCTCGCTTATGGAAAAGCATTTCATCATTTGGTTAGCCCAGAAACGCTTCCTTGTGGCATCCTCCTTGGTGGAAGAACGGAAATGTGTGGCTGAGATAGCCGACCTATTGCGCTATATCAAAGACCAGTTGGTGTTTGACCAGTGTATCGACCAATTGGCAAAACTGCACGGTAAGGTGAAACTGTGGCGAGATGCCGTCGTTCAGGCTCGTGGGGAAGCCCGGAAGAAAAATGACTTGCCGTCCTCCATGAATGACCTGCAACGCGAGGCGGAGCTGCTGCGTCAGTTCGGTCTGTTTGTCCGTGAAAACTGCTATTATGCCATTGGAGAAGAGGACGAGGATTCGATGCGTATTTCCAACTTCATCATGGAACCGCTGTTCCATATAGAGGACGAGAGCAACGGAACCCGTATCTTTCGGATGCGGAATATATATAATGTATGCCGTGTCATTGAACTGAAGGAGTCCGAACTTTGCTCGTTGAGCAATTTCCAGCAAAAGGCAGGTTCCTTGGGCAATTATGTGTGGTTGGCGAAGATTGACAAGCTCAACCGTGTCAAGGAATACCTCTATTCCAAGACCGACACGGCGGAACGCATCCGAAAATTAGGATGGAATGGTACCGAAGGCTTCTTCGCTTTCGGCAATGGCATACTGGTGGAAGGCACGTTCAGAAATGTTGATGACCTCGGTATTGTCCGTGGCATCAATGGAAAGGCATTCTATATACCTGCCACTTCCAAAATCTACCTTCACAATCAGGAAATCTTTCAGTTCGAGCGGTTGATGGTACATGAGAACCGCAACGGCGTGAAACTGTATGACTATGTATCAAGGCTAATGGACGTGTTTGGCGAAAATGCTTCCATTGCCTTCTGTTATTTGCTGTCCACCCTGTTCCGGGACATCATATTCAAACGTACCCGTCATTTTCCCATCCTCAATCTCTTTGGCGAGAAAGGAACCGGTAAGACTACCCTTGCCACCTCACTCCAGTCTTTCTTCCTGCACGGCATAGATCCGCCCAACTTGGGCGTTACTTCCGTGCCTGCCATGAACGACCGTGTGTCGCAGGCGGTCAACACCCTTGTTGTGCTTGATGAATACAAGAACGACTTGGATATACGCAAGATTGCCTACCTCAAAGGGCTTTGGGGCGGTGGCGGTCAAACCAAGAAGAACACGAATACGGACGGTATGGCTGTCCAAACCATTGTAACTACGGGGGTGGCACTATGCGGACAGGACAAGCCTACGCAGGACATGGCACTCTACACACGTGTTATCTTCCTTGCCTTCACCAAAACCTCGTTCAACCAGATGGAGAAAAGGCATTACGAGGATTTGGTGGCTCTCTGCAACTTGGGACTAACCCATCTGACAATAGAAATTCTGACCCATCGGGAACTATTCGAGAAGAATTTCCCCGAAATCTATTCCATCACCAAGAGAGAACTGGCTGCAAAGCTGGAAAACGAAACCATCCATGACCGTATTTTCGGAAACTGGGTGATTCCGCTGGCTACCTTCCGCACGTTGGAAACGGTGATAGATGTACCGTTCGGCTATACTGAGTTATTCGAGACTGCCGTCAAGGAAATACGCAACCAAAACGAACTGGCACAGGAAAGTTCCGAAGTAGCCGACTTTTGGAATATGTTGCAGGGCTTCCAGACTTCAGGGAAATGTATCGACAAGGCTCATTACCACATCCGGTACCTGAAAGCGTTCCGCCCTCTATCCACCAAGGAAGACATTGAGTTCATGGAAGCGCGTCCAGTTCTGTATCTGAACATGGCAGCTGTGGCATCTTTGTTCAACAGCCGGAACATGAACGCTACTGCAAACCGTTCTAACTGGTCCACTATTATGTCATATCTGAAATCGCACTCGTCCTATTTAGGCTTGAAACAAGACCGGTTTACGATTCTCCTTCCAAGCGGTTTGCCGGACTATACGATAGAGGTTGTCAATGGCGAGCAAGTCAGGAAAGTTAAAGTGAATCGTCCGAAAGCTCTTTGCTTTGATTATCTGCAACTAAAGGATGTGTTTGGTCTGGAATTGGAAACAGAAGTAATAACTGATGTGCAAGATTCAGATAACTTTTAA
- a CDS encoding type IV toxin-antitoxin system AbiEi family antitoxin, whose amino-acid sequence MGTDYMELFHEAINNLRVATGNDNIAIDDKMDKSVCINGIGFCCEIKKTISNANIFSVIDGINNTNDEGMPMILITNKLYPKLANTLADNRINWIDKAGNCDIRHENLTIKISGQKNITSGSTSSVSKTSETNIKLILFFLQNPESINWSYREIQEKVGLSLGTITKAFDLLKTKRYLVQTDKGRRIAMREELIEWWQQQYNEFLKPKLLIHRMSFRTPDARKKWKEMPLPEGMYWGGDCGANLVDGYLIPGEFEIYSEVVSSLLLRTGAVVPDPNGEIRIYKKFWIGDDKENLAPTLVIYADLMGTGDSRCHEAALRIKENGI is encoded by the coding sequence ATGGGAACTGACTATATGGAATTATTTCATGAAGCTATTAATAACTTAAGAGTAGCGACAGGGAATGACAATATTGCCATTGATGATAAAATGGATAAATCCGTTTGCATTAATGGCATAGGATTTTGTTGTGAAATTAAGAAAACCATAAGCAACGCCAATATCTTTTCTGTCATAGATGGTATCAATAACACGAACGATGAAGGTATGCCTATGATTCTAATAACCAATAAGCTCTATCCTAAGTTAGCCAATACGCTTGCGGATAATCGTATAAACTGGATAGACAAAGCTGGTAATTGCGACATCAGGCATGAAAATCTGACCATCAAGATTTCCGGGCAAAAAAATATAACTTCGGGTAGTACAAGTAGTGTATCAAAAACAAGTGAGACAAACATCAAACTCATCTTGTTCTTCCTGCAAAATCCCGAAAGCATAAACTGGTCATATCGTGAAATTCAGGAAAAAGTCGGATTATCCCTTGGTACTATCACAAAAGCTTTTGATCTGTTGAAGACGAAGCGATACTTAGTGCAAACCGATAAAGGAAGACGGATTGCCATGCGTGAGGAGCTTATTGAGTGGTGGCAACAACAGTACAATGAGTTCTTGAAACCCAAATTACTCATTCACCGGATGAGCTTCCGCACTCCAGACGCCAGAAAGAAATGGAAAGAAATGCCGCTTCCTGAAGGAATGTATTGGGGTGGCGATTGTGGTGCCAATTTAGTGGACGGTTACTTGATTCCGGGCGAATTTGAAATTTATTCCGAGGTAGTGAGTTCTTTGCTTCTTCGGACTGGTGCGGTGGTGCCTGACCCTAATGGAGAAATACGTATTTACAAGAAATTCTGGATAGGAGATGACAAAGAAAATTTGGCTCCTACTTTAGTTATATATGCCGACTTGATGGGCACCGGTGATAGCCGATGCCATGAAGCTGCTTTAAGAATCAAAGAAAATGGAATATAA
- a CDS encoding PP2C family protein-serine/threonine phosphatase, producing the protein MKIDSFSIEGIHYSNEDSLSVHQLTPNKAVVVLADGMGGLTFGKEAADLIISTITAFICEHVERLPIQELLGKALEYADETICQKSMGTHSKMGAAVAIAFIDDNNIHYTWQGNVRIYLFNHDKAEQLTTDHILDAGYGKYLLTRCIKGAGLRTDIPYQCREVNAGNVLLLCTDGFYKQTEVNQMTDTTFLINKEYEDDASFIKIVL; encoded by the coding sequence ATGAAGATAGATAGTTTTTCAATAGAAGGCATACATTATTCCAATGAAGATAGTTTGTCTGTCCACCAGTTAACTCCCAATAAAGCTGTAGTAGTATTGGCAGACGGCATGGGTGGCTTGACCTTCGGTAAGGAAGCGGCAGATTTGATTATAAGTACAATCACTGCCTTTATTTGTGAGCATGTGGAAAGATTGCCTATACAAGAATTGTTGGGTAAAGCGTTGGAATATGCCGATGAAACTATTTGTCAGAAGAGCATGGGAACTCACAGCAAAATGGGAGCAGCTGTTGCCATAGCCTTCATTGATGACAATAACATTCACTATACTTGGCAGGGTAATGTCAGAATCTACCTTTTCAACCACGATAAAGCAGAACAATTAACCACAGACCATATATTGGATGCTGGATATGGCAAATATTTGCTTACAAGATGTATAAAGGGAGCAGGCTTAAGAACAGATATACCTTATCAATGTAGAGAGGTCAATGCAGGAAATGTACTTCTTCTTTGCACTGACGGATTCTACAAGCAAACAGAGGTCAATCAAATGACAGATACGACATTCCTTATAAACAAGGAATACGAAGACGATGCTTCTTTCATAAAGATAGTATTATAA
- the istB gene encoding IS21-like element helper ATPase IstB has product MTSNNKTSRTVGKNMDRIMELLSKLRFYGMLETYRNDCRTTSSDGMTNDEFLKWLLESEYDYRRNVSIERLIKSANFRYKAYMEKIDYTIKRNLDRNQLERLASLDFIRDGQNVFITGSSGTGKSYIASAIGYEACKNGIKTLYSNASKLMGQLKIAKNKGTIESEMKKIEKCQLLILDDLFLIGLDARERSILMEIIEDRHGLKSIIITSQLPVESRYDAIGDPTVADAILDRIVHTAHKIELTGDSVRKINAKKK; this is encoded by the coding sequence ATGACAAGTAATAATAAAACAAGCAGAACTGTCGGAAAAAATATGGACAGAATAATGGAACTACTCTCCAAGTTACGTTTTTACGGTATGCTTGAAACATATAGAAATGACTGCAGGACCACATCCTCTGATGGTATGACAAACGATGAGTTTCTTAAATGGCTTCTTGAAAGCGAATATGATTACAGACGCAATGTAAGCATTGAGAGACTGATAAAGTCTGCAAACTTCAGATATAAGGCATATATGGAAAAAATAGACTATACCATAAAACGTAACCTTGACCGTAACCAGCTTGAGAGACTTGCATCTCTTGATTTTATAAGAGACGGACAGAATGTTTTCATCACGGGAAGCTCCGGTACAGGTAAAAGCTATATAGCTTCAGCCATAGGATATGAGGCATGTAAGAATGGAATAAAGACTTTGTATTCAAATGCGTCAAAGCTTATGGGACAGCTTAAAATTGCCAAAAACAAGGGCACTATAGAATCTGAGATGAAAAAAATAGAAAAGTGTCAACTGCTGATTCTTGACGATCTGTTTCTTATAGGACTGGATGCCAGGGAAAGGTCAATCCTTATGGAAATAATAGAAGACAGACACGGATTAAAATCAATCATAATAACATCACAACTTCCTGTCGAAAGCCGGTATGATGCAATTGGTGATCCTACAGTAGCTGACGCAATCCTGGACAGAATTGTACATACAGCACACAAGATTGAACTTACCGGGGATTCTGTAAGAAAGATTAATGCTAAAAAGAAATAG
- the istA gene encoding IS21 family transposase: MKIRIKHILRCYQSGMSIRGISSSLLVSRNTVKRYIRIYEDMGIELERLLKMDEQHLHELFGTETDKESSGSAEYKYLQERIPDYMKRLKVRGTTRRSLYEEYLKNRPQGYSYCSFCLYIRREREVKIPVGRIDHIAGDQMYVDFAGDKLYLSYERTGNKVPVEVFAAILPCSQITYYEAVPSQKKEHLIQACENAFHYFGGVPNAIVPDNLRSAVTKPGGVEPVINDDFAAFADHYGCVVFPARVRKPKDKALVENAVRLLYREVYSKMTGLKFNDLEALNIEIMKHTDALNSRKMYNRNYSRRERFLEVEKDRLHTLPATKFISKSRKTATVMRNSYVSLNNHYYSVPKEYIGDTVELLYDGDTVEIYHKFRHITTHRKDDTPFTYSEKPSHKLSGVPHEYRIRMDDIYRKACGIDPVLEEYIKRVAVAKKYPVQAVRSADGILSLVERFGHDRVVLSCQVAMEFGMFGYNELESILVNREDEKYHVQMEGQAPELTPKHRNLRGKDYFNSKNMDKNDK, translated from the coding sequence ATGAAAATAAGAATCAAGCACATACTGCGGTGTTATCAGTCAGGAATGAGTATCCGCGGTATCAGTTCTTCTCTCCTTGTTTCACGTAATACAGTCAAACGTTATATCCGTATATACGAAGATATGGGTATAGAACTTGAGCGTCTGTTGAAAATGGACGAGCAGCATCTGCATGAGCTTTTCGGTACGGAGACTGACAAAGAATCGTCTGGATCTGCAGAGTATAAGTATCTTCAAGAACGTATACCTGATTACATGAAACGACTTAAGGTCCGTGGGACAACAAGAAGGTCCTTGTATGAGGAATATCTTAAAAATCGTCCACAAGGTTACAGCTACTGTTCTTTTTGTTTGTATATCAGACGAGAAAGGGAAGTAAAGATTCCTGTTGGACGCATAGATCATATAGCCGGTGATCAGATGTATGTGGATTTTGCCGGTGACAAACTTTATCTCTCATACGAAAGAACAGGCAATAAGGTTCCCGTAGAAGTATTTGCCGCCATACTTCCATGCAGCCAGATTACCTATTACGAGGCTGTACCATCACAAAAGAAAGAACACCTTATCCAGGCATGTGAAAATGCTTTCCATTATTTTGGAGGTGTCCCCAATGCCATAGTTCCAGACAACCTGAGATCAGCCGTAACAAAGCCTGGAGGTGTTGAACCTGTAATCAATGACGACTTTGCTGCATTTGCAGACCATTATGGATGTGTTGTCTTCCCGGCAAGAGTACGAAAGCCTAAAGACAAAGCTCTGGTTGAGAATGCTGTAAGACTGCTCTACAGGGAGGTGTATTCAAAGATGACGGGATTGAAATTCAATGATCTTGAAGCCTTGAACATAGAAATAATGAAGCATACGGATGCGTTGAACAGCCGAAAGATGTACAATCGCAACTACAGCCGTCGGGAACGTTTCCTCGAAGTCGAGAAAGACAGGCTGCATACATTGCCGGCAACAAAATTTATATCAAAAAGCCGGAAAACGGCAACTGTCATGAGAAACAGTTATGTATCGCTTAACAATCACTATTACAGTGTTCCTAAAGAGTATATCGGCGATACTGTAGAATTACTGTATGATGGGGACACAGTGGAGATATATCATAAGTTCAGACACATAACGACACATCGAAAGGATGATACACCTTTCACTTATTCAGAAAAACCGTCCCACAAACTTTCGGGAGTGCCACATGAATACAGAATCAGAATGGATGATATATACCGCAAGGCATGTGGAATTGATCCGGTATTGGAAGAGTACATAAAGCGTGTGGCCGTTGCCAAGAAATATCCGGTCCAGGCCGTACGTTCAGCCGATGGCATATTAAGTCTTGTGGAGCGTTTCGGACATGACAGGGTGGTTCTTTCATGTCAGGTGGCAATGGAATTCGGTATGTTCGGATACAACGAACTTGAAAGTATTCTGGTAAACAGGGAAGATGAGAAGTATCATGTACAGATGGAGGGACAGGCTCCAGAACTTACCCCCAAACACAGAAATCTCAGAGGCAAGGATTATTTTAACTCTAAAAACATGGATAAAAATGACAAGTAA